A single genomic interval of Sceloporus undulatus isolate JIND9_A2432 ecotype Alabama chromosome 2, SceUnd_v1.1, whole genome shotgun sequence harbors:
- the LOC121923615 gene encoding transforming growth factor beta receptor type 3-like isoform X3, with translation MCGNCQQRSYLWRWKLLLFFLWSCSGTEARHHLACLPLSVSTPQPVLGFWELLRKGTGCSSQERSATGQEVHIVSLSSGIPANGQVITLVVAPDPKDGAPVFMLYSQVPVLWMLPSPPGKNWTFQVSLGSSVSASEPGVFTKETNFPETLRGLLKWARREHGGITSLAEYHGVNTVYIHLGADETAPATCKLHRNFFTSLHFASERQLQPLQICLNSYPSQDLEVHIIFCKGLAPSMLSSRPSLAHLTVELHDVRRSPRQALLLILKSEGAAQWRVQAHRFTGQLHVLASHKVIVSSTEADLPLIVTQHTSPGLAYIRDPLKYAAKQKLPAFTSYTEAERVNRFLLVVGMNEATPTIPVDPKLFGPLFLPPPKLLVKRQQFPEAITTSWTIRPEISEEDSSVIHLLPTSKTEGLESTLCPTGEQKPLQEKQGFQRVSRASSSSTQTSPQEATMAFQDLPFHHGNVLLSLEVYSSDSFANQPGPCAVSANSWVFVEASLASYDLCLGFTIQRCFISPSSDPLVASSYLLVQHGCAVDAHVNMSELEQATQGQALPPGYQERQRLSFLLQPRFNDSIQFLHCHLVLCSRDPQDPSKPKGPIPKCPSENEACKGEVELARNHFQRTVTKPIIVTVEAPLRAAIPGLRTDNFPPSHQGKALKDPLHSWKTQPVPTAAAPGLELPAVFGIAFSAFIIGVSLTGGLWFIHSQTGEATIRNRSRPTAERGLEETAIPKSLEVSSALTAASSAHGSLP, from the exons ATGTGTGGGAACTGCCAGCAACGAAGTTACCTGTGGAGATGGAAgctgctgcttttcttcctttGGAGTTGCTCTGGTACAG AAGCCAGGCACCATCTTGCGTGTCTCCCTTTGTCTGTTTCCACTCCACAACCTgtgctgggcttctgggagctgttgcGGAAAGGCACAGGATGCTCCAGCCAGGAGCGCTCTGCCACAGGGCAAGAAGTTCACATTGTCAGCCTGAGTAGTGGCATACCAGCTAATGGCCAGGTA ATAACTCTTGTGGTGGCTCCAGATCCAAAAGATGGAGCTCCTGTCTTCATGCTATACTCCCAAGTACCTGTGCTTTGGATGCTGCCATCTCCCCCTGGAAAAAATTGGACCTTCCAG GTCTCCCTTGGCTCTAGTGTTTCAGCCTCTGAGCCTGGGGTTTTCACTAAGGAGACCAACTTTCCAGAGACACTTCGAGGCCTGCTCAAGTGGGCACGAAGAGAGCATGGAGGGATCACATCTCTGGCTGAGTACCATGGAGTCAACACTGTCTACATCCACCTGGGGGCTG ATGAGACTGCACCAGCCACTTGCAAGTTGCACAGGAATTTCTTCACTTCCTTGCATTTTGCCTCTGAGCGCCAGCTTCAGCCTCTGCAAATCTGTCTGAATTCTTACCCTTCCCAGGACCTGGAAGTTCACATCATCTTCTGTAAAGGTCTTGCTCCAAG TATGCTCTCTTCTAGGCCCAGTTTGGCTCATCTGACTGTGGAGCTTCATGATGTCCGAAGATCCCCTCGCCAGGCTTTGCTGTTGATACTGAAGAGTGAAGGAGCTGCCCAATGGAGGGTTCAGGCACACCGCTTCACTGGCCAACTGCACGTACTG GCTTCACACAAAGTCATTGTTAGCAGCACAGAAGCAGACCTACCTCTGATTGTGACCCAGCATACATCTCCTGGGTTGGCTTATATCAGGGATCCCTTGAAGTATGCAGCAAAGCAGAAGCTGCCTGCCTTCACATCTTAtactgaggctgagcgagtgaaTCGGTTTCTCCTTGTGGTTGGAATGAATG AGGCCACACCCACTATACCAGTAGATCCTAAGCTCTTTGGGCCATTGTTTCTGCCTCCCCCAAAACTCTTAGTCAAAAGACAACAGTTCCCAGAGGCTATCACAACAAGCTGGACAATAAGGCCAGAGATCTCAGAAGAAGACAGTTCTGTAATTCACCTGCTACCCACATCTAAAACAGAGGGACTGGAATCTACCCTGTGTCCTACTGGGGAGCAGAAACCCCTTCAGGAAAAGCAGGGCTTTCAGAGA GTCTCCCGTGCCTCATCATCTTCAACCCAGACCTCTCCCCAAGAAGCCACCATGGCCTTTCAGGATCTTCCTTTCCACCATGGTAATGTTCTGCTCAGCCTAGAGGTGTACAGCTCAGACTCTTTTGCTAATCAACCAGGACCCTGTGCAGTCTCTGCCAACAGCTGGGTCTTTGTGGAG GCTTCCTTAGCTTCCTACGACTTGTGTCTTGGCTTCACCATCCAGCGGTGCTTCATCTCCCCCTCTTCTGATCCTTTGGTGGCTTCTTCATATCTGCTGGTCCAGCACGGGTGTGCTGTTGATGCCCATGTCAACATGTCAGAGTTGGAGCAGGCAACCCAGGGCCAGGCATTGCCTCCAGGTTACCAGGAACGCCAACGACTGAGCTTCCTGCTGCAGCCTCGCTTCAATGACTCTATTCAGTTCCTGCACTGCCACCTGGTGCTCTGCAGCAGGGACCCTCAGGATCCCAGCAAGCCCAAAGGCCCAATCCCAAAG TGCCCATCAGAGAATGAGGCCTGCAAAGGAGAAGTGGAGCTGGCCAGAAATCACTTCCAACGCACTGTCACAAAACCCATCATTGTGACAGTGGAGGCTCCACTCAGAGCTGCCATTCCAGGTCTGAGAACAG ATAATTTCCCACCCAGCCATCAAGGAAAAGCACTGAAGGATCCACTCCACTCATGGAAGACACAGCCAGTCCCAA CTGCAGCTGCACCAGGCCTAGAGCTCCCAGCTGTATTTGGTATTGCCTTTTCAGCCTTCATCATCGGTGTGTCCCTCACTGGTGGGCTTTGGTTCATTCATTCCCAGACAG GTGAGGCAACTATCAGAAACAGAAGTCGACCGACAGCTGAGAGAG GTCTTGAAGAAACAGCCATTCCAAAGTCCCTAGAAGTTTCCTCAGCCCTGACTGCAGCAAGCTCTGCGCATGGCTCCCTGCCGTAA
- the LOC121923615 gene encoding transforming growth factor beta receptor type 3-like isoform X2 yields MCGNCQQRSYLWRWKLLLFFLWSCSGTEARHHLACLPLSVSTPQPVLGFWELLRKGTGCSSQERSATGQEVHIVSLSSGIPANGQITLVVAPDPKDGAPVFMLYSQVPVLWMLPSPPGKNWTFQVSLGSSVSASEPGVFTKETNFPETLRGLLKWARREHGGITSLAEYHGVNTVYIHLGADETAPATCKLHRNFFTSLHFASERQLQPLQICLNSYPSQDLEVHIIFCKGLAPSMLSSRPSLAHLTVELHDVRRSPRQALLLILKSEGAAQWRVQAHRFTGQLHVLASHKVIVSSTEADLPLIVTQHTSPGLAYIRDPLKYAAKQKLPAFTSYTEAERVNRFLLVVGMNEATPTIPVDPKLFGPLFLPPPKLLVKRQQFPEAITTSWTIRPEISEEDSSVIHLLPTSKTEGLESTLCPTGEQKPLQEKQGFQRVSRASSSSTQTSPQEATMAFQDLPFHHGNVLLSLEVYSSDSFANQPGPCAVSANSWVFVEASLASYDLCLGFTIQRCFISPSSDPLVASSYLLVQHGCAVDAHVNMSELEQATQGQALPPGYQERQRLSFLLQPRFNDSIQFLHCHLVLCSRDPQDPSKPKGPIPKCPSENEACKGEVELARNHFQRTVTKPIIVTVEAPLRAAIPGLRTDNFPPSHQGKALKDPLHSWKTQPVPTAAAPGLELPAVFGIAFSAFIIGVSLTGGLWFIHSQTGEATIRNRSRPTAERDSQLCFACDQAFVPANLCSPVPKPPTYEDVNLTSVFKPVLSMLHKLTFTLSFSLNE; encoded by the exons ATGTGTGGGAACTGCCAGCAACGAAGTTACCTGTGGAGATGGAAgctgctgcttttcttcctttGGAGTTGCTCTGGTACAG AAGCCAGGCACCATCTTGCGTGTCTCCCTTTGTCTGTTTCCACTCCACAACCTgtgctgggcttctgggagctgttgcGGAAAGGCACAGGATGCTCCAGCCAGGAGCGCTCTGCCACAGGGCAAGAAGTTCACATTGTCAGCCTGAGTAGTGGCATACCAGCTAATGGCCAG ATAACTCTTGTGGTGGCTCCAGATCCAAAAGATGGAGCTCCTGTCTTCATGCTATACTCCCAAGTACCTGTGCTTTGGATGCTGCCATCTCCCCCTGGAAAAAATTGGACCTTCCAG GTCTCCCTTGGCTCTAGTGTTTCAGCCTCTGAGCCTGGGGTTTTCACTAAGGAGACCAACTTTCCAGAGACACTTCGAGGCCTGCTCAAGTGGGCACGAAGAGAGCATGGAGGGATCACATCTCTGGCTGAGTACCATGGAGTCAACACTGTCTACATCCACCTGGGGGCTG ATGAGACTGCACCAGCCACTTGCAAGTTGCACAGGAATTTCTTCACTTCCTTGCATTTTGCCTCTGAGCGCCAGCTTCAGCCTCTGCAAATCTGTCTGAATTCTTACCCTTCCCAGGACCTGGAAGTTCACATCATCTTCTGTAAAGGTCTTGCTCCAAG TATGCTCTCTTCTAGGCCCAGTTTGGCTCATCTGACTGTGGAGCTTCATGATGTCCGAAGATCCCCTCGCCAGGCTTTGCTGTTGATACTGAAGAGTGAAGGAGCTGCCCAATGGAGGGTTCAGGCACACCGCTTCACTGGCCAACTGCACGTACTG GCTTCACACAAAGTCATTGTTAGCAGCACAGAAGCAGACCTACCTCTGATTGTGACCCAGCATACATCTCCTGGGTTGGCTTATATCAGGGATCCCTTGAAGTATGCAGCAAAGCAGAAGCTGCCTGCCTTCACATCTTAtactgaggctgagcgagtgaaTCGGTTTCTCCTTGTGGTTGGAATGAATG AGGCCACACCCACTATACCAGTAGATCCTAAGCTCTTTGGGCCATTGTTTCTGCCTCCCCCAAAACTCTTAGTCAAAAGACAACAGTTCCCAGAGGCTATCACAACAAGCTGGACAATAAGGCCAGAGATCTCAGAAGAAGACAGTTCTGTAATTCACCTGCTACCCACATCTAAAACAGAGGGACTGGAATCTACCCTGTGTCCTACTGGGGAGCAGAAACCCCTTCAGGAAAAGCAGGGCTTTCAGAGA GTCTCCCGTGCCTCATCATCTTCAACCCAGACCTCTCCCCAAGAAGCCACCATGGCCTTTCAGGATCTTCCTTTCCACCATGGTAATGTTCTGCTCAGCCTAGAGGTGTACAGCTCAGACTCTTTTGCTAATCAACCAGGACCCTGTGCAGTCTCTGCCAACAGCTGGGTCTTTGTGGAG GCTTCCTTAGCTTCCTACGACTTGTGTCTTGGCTTCACCATCCAGCGGTGCTTCATCTCCCCCTCTTCTGATCCTTTGGTGGCTTCTTCATATCTGCTGGTCCAGCACGGGTGTGCTGTTGATGCCCATGTCAACATGTCAGAGTTGGAGCAGGCAACCCAGGGCCAGGCATTGCCTCCAGGTTACCAGGAACGCCAACGACTGAGCTTCCTGCTGCAGCCTCGCTTCAATGACTCTATTCAGTTCCTGCACTGCCACCTGGTGCTCTGCAGCAGGGACCCTCAGGATCCCAGCAAGCCCAAAGGCCCAATCCCAAAG TGCCCATCAGAGAATGAGGCCTGCAAAGGAGAAGTGGAGCTGGCCAGAAATCACTTCCAACGCACTGTCACAAAACCCATCATTGTGACAGTGGAGGCTCCACTCAGAGCTGCCATTCCAGGTCTGAGAACAG ATAATTTCCCACCCAGCCATCAAGGAAAAGCACTGAAGGATCCACTCCACTCATGGAAGACACAGCCAGTCCCAA CTGCAGCTGCACCAGGCCTAGAGCTCCCAGCTGTATTTGGTATTGCCTTTTCAGCCTTCATCATCGGTGTGTCCCTCACTGGTGGGCTTTGGTTCATTCATTCCCAGACAG GTGAGGCAACTATCAGAAACAGAAGTCGACCGACAGCTGAGAGAG ATTCTCAGCTGTGTTTTGCCTGTGACCAAGCATTTGTTCCAGCAAACCTGTGTTCCCCAGTACCAAAGCCACCTACTTATGAAGATGTCAACCTAACATCAGTCTTTAAACCGGTATTATCCATGTTGCATAAACTCACATTCACTCTAAGCTTTAGCTTAAATGAGTAA
- the LOC121923615 gene encoding transforming growth factor beta receptor type 3-like isoform X1, with protein MCGNCQQRSYLWRWKLLLFFLWSCSGTEARHHLACLPLSVSTPQPVLGFWELLRKGTGCSSQERSATGQEVHIVSLSSGIPANGQVITLVVAPDPKDGAPVFMLYSQVPVLWMLPSPPGKNWTFQVSLGSSVSASEPGVFTKETNFPETLRGLLKWARREHGGITSLAEYHGVNTVYIHLGADETAPATCKLHRNFFTSLHFASERQLQPLQICLNSYPSQDLEVHIIFCKGLAPSMLSSRPSLAHLTVELHDVRRSPRQALLLILKSEGAAQWRVQAHRFTGQLHVLASHKVIVSSTEADLPLIVTQHTSPGLAYIRDPLKYAAKQKLPAFTSYTEAERVNRFLLVVGMNEATPTIPVDPKLFGPLFLPPPKLLVKRQQFPEAITTSWTIRPEISEEDSSVIHLLPTSKTEGLESTLCPTGEQKPLQEKQGFQRVSRASSSSTQTSPQEATMAFQDLPFHHGNVLLSLEVYSSDSFANQPGPCAVSANSWVFVEASLASYDLCLGFTIQRCFISPSSDPLVASSYLLVQHGCAVDAHVNMSELEQATQGQALPPGYQERQRLSFLLQPRFNDSIQFLHCHLVLCSRDPQDPSKPKGPIPKCPSENEACKGEVELARNHFQRTVTKPIIVTVEAPLRAAIPGLRTDNFPPSHQGKALKDPLHSWKTQPVPTAAAPGLELPAVFGIAFSAFIIGVSLTGGLWFIHSQTGEATIRNRSRPTAERDSQLCFACDQAFVPANLCSPVPKPPTYEDVNLTSVFKPVLSMLHKLTFTLSFSLNE; from the exons ATGTGTGGGAACTGCCAGCAACGAAGTTACCTGTGGAGATGGAAgctgctgcttttcttcctttGGAGTTGCTCTGGTACAG AAGCCAGGCACCATCTTGCGTGTCTCCCTTTGTCTGTTTCCACTCCACAACCTgtgctgggcttctgggagctgttgcGGAAAGGCACAGGATGCTCCAGCCAGGAGCGCTCTGCCACAGGGCAAGAAGTTCACATTGTCAGCCTGAGTAGTGGCATACCAGCTAATGGCCAGGTA ATAACTCTTGTGGTGGCTCCAGATCCAAAAGATGGAGCTCCTGTCTTCATGCTATACTCCCAAGTACCTGTGCTTTGGATGCTGCCATCTCCCCCTGGAAAAAATTGGACCTTCCAG GTCTCCCTTGGCTCTAGTGTTTCAGCCTCTGAGCCTGGGGTTTTCACTAAGGAGACCAACTTTCCAGAGACACTTCGAGGCCTGCTCAAGTGGGCACGAAGAGAGCATGGAGGGATCACATCTCTGGCTGAGTACCATGGAGTCAACACTGTCTACATCCACCTGGGGGCTG ATGAGACTGCACCAGCCACTTGCAAGTTGCACAGGAATTTCTTCACTTCCTTGCATTTTGCCTCTGAGCGCCAGCTTCAGCCTCTGCAAATCTGTCTGAATTCTTACCCTTCCCAGGACCTGGAAGTTCACATCATCTTCTGTAAAGGTCTTGCTCCAAG TATGCTCTCTTCTAGGCCCAGTTTGGCTCATCTGACTGTGGAGCTTCATGATGTCCGAAGATCCCCTCGCCAGGCTTTGCTGTTGATACTGAAGAGTGAAGGAGCTGCCCAATGGAGGGTTCAGGCACACCGCTTCACTGGCCAACTGCACGTACTG GCTTCACACAAAGTCATTGTTAGCAGCACAGAAGCAGACCTACCTCTGATTGTGACCCAGCATACATCTCCTGGGTTGGCTTATATCAGGGATCCCTTGAAGTATGCAGCAAAGCAGAAGCTGCCTGCCTTCACATCTTAtactgaggctgagcgagtgaaTCGGTTTCTCCTTGTGGTTGGAATGAATG AGGCCACACCCACTATACCAGTAGATCCTAAGCTCTTTGGGCCATTGTTTCTGCCTCCCCCAAAACTCTTAGTCAAAAGACAACAGTTCCCAGAGGCTATCACAACAAGCTGGACAATAAGGCCAGAGATCTCAGAAGAAGACAGTTCTGTAATTCACCTGCTACCCACATCTAAAACAGAGGGACTGGAATCTACCCTGTGTCCTACTGGGGAGCAGAAACCCCTTCAGGAAAAGCAGGGCTTTCAGAGA GTCTCCCGTGCCTCATCATCTTCAACCCAGACCTCTCCCCAAGAAGCCACCATGGCCTTTCAGGATCTTCCTTTCCACCATGGTAATGTTCTGCTCAGCCTAGAGGTGTACAGCTCAGACTCTTTTGCTAATCAACCAGGACCCTGTGCAGTCTCTGCCAACAGCTGGGTCTTTGTGGAG GCTTCCTTAGCTTCCTACGACTTGTGTCTTGGCTTCACCATCCAGCGGTGCTTCATCTCCCCCTCTTCTGATCCTTTGGTGGCTTCTTCATATCTGCTGGTCCAGCACGGGTGTGCTGTTGATGCCCATGTCAACATGTCAGAGTTGGAGCAGGCAACCCAGGGCCAGGCATTGCCTCCAGGTTACCAGGAACGCCAACGACTGAGCTTCCTGCTGCAGCCTCGCTTCAATGACTCTATTCAGTTCCTGCACTGCCACCTGGTGCTCTGCAGCAGGGACCCTCAGGATCCCAGCAAGCCCAAAGGCCCAATCCCAAAG TGCCCATCAGAGAATGAGGCCTGCAAAGGAGAAGTGGAGCTGGCCAGAAATCACTTCCAACGCACTGTCACAAAACCCATCATTGTGACAGTGGAGGCTCCACTCAGAGCTGCCATTCCAGGTCTGAGAACAG ATAATTTCCCACCCAGCCATCAAGGAAAAGCACTGAAGGATCCACTCCACTCATGGAAGACACAGCCAGTCCCAA CTGCAGCTGCACCAGGCCTAGAGCTCCCAGCTGTATTTGGTATTGCCTTTTCAGCCTTCATCATCGGTGTGTCCCTCACTGGTGGGCTTTGGTTCATTCATTCCCAGACAG GTGAGGCAACTATCAGAAACAGAAGTCGACCGACAGCTGAGAGAG ATTCTCAGCTGTGTTTTGCCTGTGACCAAGCATTTGTTCCAGCAAACCTGTGTTCCCCAGTACCAAAGCCACCTACTTATGAAGATGTCAACCTAACATCAGTCTTTAAACCGGTATTATCCATGTTGCATAAACTCACATTCACTCTAAGCTTTAGCTTAAATGAGTAA